A single genomic interval of Mucilaginibacter boryungensis harbors:
- a CDS encoding exonuclease domain-containing protein has product MYAIVDIETTGGHASANGITEVAICIHDGIQVTHRYETLINPGRDIPVYIRALTGISNEMVQDAPPFKQVAHEIYQLLHDKIFVAHNVNFDYSFLRYHLAASGYDLNCNKLCTVRLGRKIIPGLPSYSLGKLCHSLGINNESRHRAGGDASATAELFGLLLSRDANKHILSALKKNSKEQNLPPHLNKTIIEKLPLMPGVYYFHDQKGKVIYVGKAVNIKKRVCSHFSGNNPNLQRQEFLRNIHHISHQECGTELMALALEAIEIKRLWPKYNRSLKRFEHTFGLYTYEDQRGYLRLAVDKHRKYSDSVHSCRSLLEGYSLLNQLIEEFELCPKLCFIQKNNEPCTGNYKEQCACTGQMDVHIYNQKVQYAISSLKEQLPTFALRDKGRNYDEQSCILIENGRFYGMGYITNDFDADNFDALKAHLSPYPDNGYIRNMVLSHAERYPAKKVEFGMVLA; this is encoded by the coding sequence ATGTATGCAATAGTTGATATAGAGACCACTGGCGGCCACGCCAGCGCTAACGGGATTACCGAGGTGGCTATCTGCATCCACGATGGTATACAGGTTACACACCGGTATGAGACCCTGATCAATCCTGGCAGGGATATCCCGGTCTATATTCGCGCGTTAACGGGCATCAGCAATGAAATGGTGCAGGATGCCCCGCCTTTTAAACAGGTGGCGCACGAGATATACCAATTACTGCACGATAAGATATTTGTGGCCCACAACGTCAATTTCGATTATTCCTTCCTGCGTTATCATTTAGCAGCATCCGGGTACGATTTAAACTGTAATAAGCTTTGCACGGTAAGGCTGGGGCGTAAAATAATACCGGGGTTGCCATCATACAGTCTTGGCAAGCTTTGCCATAGTTTGGGTATTAATAACGAAAGCCGTCACCGGGCCGGTGGCGATGCTTCGGCTACGGCCGAGTTATTTGGTTTATTGCTAAGCAGAGATGCCAATAAGCACATCCTGTCAGCACTTAAAAAGAACTCCAAAGAACAAAACCTACCGCCGCATTTAAATAAAACTATAATAGAGAAGCTGCCGTTAATGCCCGGCGTGTATTACTTTCACGATCAAAAAGGCAAGGTAATTTATGTGGGTAAGGCGGTAAATATCAAAAAGCGGGTTTGCAGTCACTTTAGCGGCAATAACCCAAACCTGCAGCGTCAGGAGTTTTTAAGAAATATCCACCATATCTCGCACCAGGAATGCGGAACAGAGTTAATGGCATTGGCGCTTGAGGCAATAGAGATCAAACGCCTGTGGCCAAAATACAACCGGTCGTTAAAACGGTTTGAACATACTTTCGGCTTATATACGTATGAAGACCAGCGCGGCTACCTGCGCCTGGCCGTTGATAAGCACCGTAAGTATTCAGATTCGGTACATAGCTGCCGGTCGCTGCTGGAAGGTTATAGCTTGCTAAATCAGTTGATAGAAGAATTTGAACTGTGCCCTAAGCTATGCTTCATTCAAAAGAATAATGAGCCTTGCACGGGTAATTATAAAGAGCAATGCGCCTGCACCGGTCAAATGGACGTACATATCTACAACCAGAAGGTTCAATACGCCATTAGCAGCCTGAAAGAGCAACTTCCTACCTTCGCTTTGCGCGATAAAGGCCGCAACTACGACGAACAAAGCTGTATCCTGATAGAGAACGGCCGCTTTTACGGTATGGGTTATATCACCAATGATTTTGATGCCGATAACTTTGATGCCCTGAAGGCACACCTTTCGCCTTATCCTGATAACGGTTATATCCGCAACATGGTGCTTAGCCATGCCGAGCGGTACCCTGCTAAGAAAGTTGAGTTTGGAATGGTGTTGGCTTAG